The DNA region tacacCAGATTCAAACTTGTTTTCTTCCCCTTAACAATGATTCCTTAAATAGGTTTAGAATTTGTCTAACTTTTTTAATAATCCTGATTCTTTGCTTTTGTTTAACAACGTTTTAAAGTAAatgttattatgttttttgtatgttttttttttattaattttttaagtaggaaaaataaagttttttttttttgtggtgaaTATTTCTGAAAAtgcttttgaaaaataattcctTTTCCTAAATTGTGTCCCCACAGGTAGATCCGGCTCTGAATCGATGGGTTTATGCACGAACCAACCCGTACCCACACTCAGAGCCACTAAGAAGACGTCTCTAATGGGAGCAGCCATCGGCATCCTCCCTCTGTTTGTCTTTACTACGTCTTCAAAACCGACCGGGTACGAGATGTTCTGCAGCTCGTTCTTATTGTTCTTACCTCTTATAAAATGGTCCTTGTAGCACATGTTAAATGAGGAGGGTACAGTTTTATGATTTATCAGATTATATCTGACCGAAACGTAGTTAGATAAAATGatctcaggcttcaaaataaaagtcatcagactcaaaTAAATGTACCTCAGGCCATAAAACACGACATGATGTATTTGAAGAaaccagaaaaacacacacgtcatcaatatgtgctgctttgtaaagttgaaagctgttattaatttttaaaggttaagatatatcaacgtttcatttaactatgtatttattaatcaaacattaCGTTGATGTAtcataactttaaaaaataaaataatgaacgGCTTTTCAACTTATGGCATCTGTGTACttccggttccttcaaaataaaacacaaggaCGTGTTTTATAGCCTGAGGCCATTGAGTTtgatggcttttattttgaagcctgaagACGTTTCATCTGACGGtagttttgctgagtcatgagtacGTTTGGTCTgaaaaatgacagaggttttcctgatacttcactctgagacctgaggatgttcTAAAATGTACACTTTACGAGGGTGGATCatgatttaaataaatcataattaaaataaaacactataatATGCATAAAatcagtgattaaaaaaaaaaaaattaaaatgtagagTTTGACTCAGGAGGAGCTCAAAGTAGTGCTGTTGCTCCTTCAACCTTAAAATGAACCAGTTAAGCTGTTAAATGCAttattaaagttaaataaagcAGTATAATATGGGATCATATGTTaagctttcatttattcagattacTATTAtcagtaaatttactttgatctcctgacatgtttcggcTACaaaagagatcaaagtaaattgctaaaaaaaaagttgtctgaataaatgaaaccataacatgaAATTGAACCTTTATGAATTTAATGTGGGATCATGTCTTATTTTGACACTTCCCTTGTGATGTGGTTTCCAGTAAATAAAAATCAGTGTAATtagtttttgtctcattttaaaAGCGTCCCTGTTTCTATTTAGTTGCTTTTTGTTATAGATATTCAGCCTCTAAACTTTGCTGGAGGAAATTCATGCAAAAGTATTTAACAGTAATTGTCATTCTGCGTAACTATCATGTTCATCTCACTTTCTGCTGAGCgtgagaagaaaacaaaaacctatgatatgtttgtgtttttttacaggATAGGAAAGAGGAACAGATCAAAGCTGGAAAAGTGGATCGTAAGTTGTGGGTGATCTATTGAGAAAACGACGTGACCCTCCTTTATGTCTTCACAACGATCCCAGTgtgtgtaattattattaagtcaataaaatattataatcaAACAGTGATGGCTTTGAATTTTATACAAAGGGGACAAAACTAGCATGAGgggacagaaataaaaaaaacagtaccaCCAGTAACCATGTGGGGGCGTTGTTGCTCACCATTCATAAttcaatgtacaaaaaaaaaaagacagatgcAGGTGCTTTAGGTCGGTGGTTTTCTAactttttcgggtcgtgaccccatttttatatctcaaattatacttttttttcctctaaaattatacatattttttttatcataagtTTGCAACAAACACAGAGTAgtaaggattagtgcacaaagtaacaatatGCGCCAGTGCATAATTTATACGCTGCATTTTTGTTTGAAAGATTAAAGATCTAAAAACTTTCTATTTTGTTGgtgtatagttttttttcatttgtgcaAAATTGCTAaatatatattgaaaaaaattaaaaaaacattgatttaaatcagttattttattttattattactggaCATTTCAGGTTAAAAACCCTGTTTTAGGGGTGTGTGATCCTTTTTTCGTACTCATGAGGTAcgttgtttttttcatcatgtttttcatttcttgATTTGTTAATAGATATGTGGGATAcgttagaacagctcaatgttgacagtaggtcatggcaactcaggatgagttagaacagctcattgttgacaggtagtcgggtaattcagaattaaatttgcattaggaatgaagtgtttacaaggtcagtttaaagaggattttacttttattctgaattcaaGAGGAATCAAAGCTCCCATATaaacatccatgaaaaagctactgaaccgCCCACTTTTCTATGGCAACACCTTTCCTACGAGCAACTGCACTAGTAGATAGAAATAGGTACTAAACTAGTAAAATATCCAGGATATATCATACATCCTACCTTCCACTCTGAGTAAATGATAGTTCAACTTTTATTTATAGAAATAAACCCTGATTCTGTGACCTGATACCTAAATATtctattatataatattttagTCACCAATTAATCAGTAAaccttaaaataaacatttgaagatATGATTTATTGAAGTGATACTTGTCaaagtcactgtgttttactgttTGCTGGGTTTCCAGTTGGGGTTAAAGTGGCTGCGGAGAGGCTCCCAGCACTGGTAGTAGCTCTTGTCGAGCTTCTGGCACGTTTCTAGACCCCACTTAGTCACGGCCATGCTGAAGGACGACTCAAACATGAACGCCTGGAGGATGGAGAGGATACAGACgagatgaaataaataacctctcAGCGGTCCAAACACTGTCAAACgtgtctgtttttatttgtatttcttgATTTACCATGGTTCCCTCGGCCACCCGCTCAGGTTTGAGCTCAGCGCTGGTGTTCTTCTCAAAGCAGTCTACGTCTGGACCGTGTGGGGTCATCACGCTGTGGAGACTGGCCCCCCCAGGCTGGAAACCTTCCTCTTTGGCCTCATAATGTCCTTTGATCAGACCCATGAATTCACTCATGCAGTTACCTACAGAGGACAGCAGAGGGCAGTGAAACTAAACACCACAGAGTAAGCAGCATTTAATAAgtgcatatatatataggcCTTGAAGATCAGTGCAGATCTAGATTTATAGCTCTCACTAGTACAGtggtttctcaaacttttttggctcaagtcaaTATGTCATTATGTGCGGCTACTACATTtaactcagaattctgtgaaaaaacatctatagatcataatgatggaatgaatgagtgataacatattttaattaatctcatttggtaaataagtgaataaaacagtatttagtgcctcctgaatagatttatttcaatagtttttatcatttacagtcatctccctcctgatgtgtgaccaacactgacctttgtatttttagttcatgttctaatcaagataacttttgtcattttgtgtgtttttggcatcattttgtgtattttgttgttgattgttcttttattattcagcatattgttttctcttatttctgtttCATTGGTGTTCTTggcattatttaaatgattctctctgagtgcgtgtgtttttggtgttgttttgttcttttagtGTATTATGTagtaatcttgtgtgtttttctcttcatttagtgtgtctttgttgtcgtttgtgtgTCGCTGGTAATAGTaatgtaagtatttttctctcttagtggcgtgtgtttttggagttattttttgttctttttattattcagtctatttttctcttattttgtgtgttttttgttgtagttttgtgagttgctggtaatatttagtgtgaACATAAgttttaaatcaaaacaaacttgataaaaccccatatttttaatgctttcattgttTCTTTGtcactctcaagtaccccctgcagtgccccctaagggtacacgtacccccatttgagaaacctgTACTCGTATATGTCATGATCAACTAAATGGTTCAGCAAAACCTTTTTATCATGATGTTTTGTAAAATTTGCCTTTGTATTGAGCTAATACCAACTAATTCTAATTGTGTACATGTGGTCTTACGGtcagtgtattttttctttttttttttgatggcaAAAAACTAGtgttagtcatagtcttttgactaaaatgcaacttagttttttgtcacaatttatatactataactgaaatagtcctgatcaaaatacttcaaaggaaacatcaaagcgatcagcagacgtctgcgtaataattcctgcaagttttttttgaataatatgtcaaTGTTTCATTTGTTCTGACACCACTTTTCCAGAAAATTAACTttgatctcccgacatgtttcgactgtcaattgtcagtcttcttcagaggcatctgctgatctcTTTGAAGtatccttgacttccgcgtacaagtcaggaaatcaaagtatatgtcctgaataaatgaaaccataacatattattcacaaaataggacaaaaataacttgctggaattgttACGCGGAAGTCatagacacatcaaagcaatcagcagacgcctctgaagaagactggtagctgacagtcaaaacatgtcaggagatcaaagtaaacttcctgaaaaaactTGTCTGAATTTTAATTAGTTGACgaaaatatcaatatcaatatatttggaTGTAGTTTTCTAAGtttttaattagtcacacttgatgaaatgacaaaatgaacactgcttaCGGTGATAGTACGGTGGACGGAAAGTGTGGTCGGCTACGCCCCATCGCGGCGGGAAGATGACGAAGTCTGCGATGGCCACGCCCGGTCGGGTAGATTTAGCGGTGAGAACGGTGAAGATGGACGGATCCTGTGGGAAGACACGAACGTAAGAACGTGATAACACGCCTCGCTCTCTCTTCAGACGTGTCGCGCGTCCTTCGGTCTCACCGCGTGGTCGAAGGCCACACAGTTGATCACCATGAAGTTCTTTAGGTTGTATTTGTACGGTGTGTAGTTCCCGTGCCAGGCGACCACGTTGAACGGAGAGAAGTCCTACgtgcacaaacaaaacaaataaggaGGAGTCtaccaaaacaacacaacacaaaagacTTCAAATTGAGCTTTTCATTGCCAAAAGGAACAATGAATAACAGTCTTGGTAATGTTAAATTCCCAGAGTGAGTAGTTCTTGacataaagagagaaaaaaatgttcataatGACGCGGGTTGATTATGAAAGAGAATCTTTCTTCTCTCACACTTTACCTGGTCCTTTGTGATATCGTATTATGCGTGATTGGCTTCACAATGAATCAAACTTTCCCCAAACTTTGAGCGTTTTTGACGCCCGCTGCAGCGTTGTTAAGGTAGCAAACGTAGATTGTTAAAGCCAAAGCAATTTCACATAGTTTCTCTATTCTGGCAACGTCGCTGTGAAGAGACATCAACAGCTGCTGGAaaatcaatatggttcattacAAACTGGAGCTGTCCTTTATAGTGCCtccatgctacacacacacacacacacacggtttaCTTTTTCTACAAAAGAACACGTGCACATTTATAGACTAGTCAAAAAGGTCAATTCAAATGCATCGCATACCAATAAACGCAAGAAACAACTTAACATAGTCGTTTGAAAGCACAAAGCGTTGCGGAAAATAAAGGCTCCAAGGACGGTAATATCTGAACATTCATTGAGGATAACCTTGCTACATTTGattaaaatgaa from Gouania willdenowi chromosome 20, fGouWil2.1, whole genome shotgun sequence includes:
- the ndufb4 gene encoding LOW QUALITY PROTEIN: NADH dehydrogenase [ubiquinone] 1 beta subcomplex subunit 4 (The sequence of the model RefSeq protein was modified relative to this genomic sequence to represent the inferred CDS: inserted 2 bases in 2 codons); translation: MADYREAPLAARPKTLDPNEYFNLSPEYRRSEEDRAALRANLKRQYQMQLNNPHRKELIVDPALNRWVYARTNPYXTLRATKKTSLMGAAIGILPLFXLYYVFKTDRDRKEEQIKAGKVDRKLWVIY